The following proteins are encoded in a genomic region of Drosophila miranda strain MSH22 chromosome 4, D.miranda_PacBio2.1, whole genome shotgun sequence:
- the LOC108164164 gene encoding uncharacterized protein LOC108164164 isoform X2 → MDGTQRTSTRLTCLNSVLSFIIVWAFFFYLMSGRTSNVSDISVLRDEVNQLSKLVRGSPTAVGAFDSSKDASGPPGSPHFVPKEHGSELTKWSSELARKVDVLMDDVIQLKENCFKMMSIPIRNSMQFPNGLKNTILMQNPNLVQGPNGNQNGIHDATTIKQQNSSRDLNSVNNQNISHDPNSHKDSSQYPNSNQDPNSYKDQYYKQDTYSNEESYSDQHRYSKQDSYANEGAYSNQNPYLDQHRYSNKDELGASVVSVEASPIDDSGIFKRLLGLEFSSNPPVNMLRPSLAPGACFGYRGVRAIAIIHLAKEIVVDTITLSHPPKDMMPNLCENAPKDFKVIGIKPNYNEKEPLGQFTYHNHANSRTEIYRIDNKSTFCRLVLEFYSNHGGEFTCIYRVEVYGSLPAPDPQGNERGQGKDHGKGDLHAEGDDNGQGGDVSGQSDLSVPEAVRGPVDSSGTVDSSGPVDSIGPRDSSRLRDSSGPDESTGPLYTSTPRDSSRPEDVSGGDLRRGDDVRGQKEVCGRDGEICQKPGCKRCAPRDSSRPEDSSGPESVRGPVDSSGTVDSSGPVDSSGPRDSSRLGDSSGPDESTGPLYTSTPRDSSGPEDVSGGDLRRGDDVRGKKGCGRDGGSCKNPGCKNCGREL, encoded by the exons ATGGACGGCACTCAGAGAACCAGCACTAGGCTAACTTGCCTTAACAGTGTGCTATCTTTTATTATCGTCTGGGCATTTTTCTTTTATCTAATGTCTGGCCGGACCTCAAATGTATCTGACATCTCTGTGCTACGCGATGAAGTGAATCAGCTATCG AAACTGGTGCGCGGCTCCCCCACAGCCGTTGGGGCTTTTGACAGTTCCAAGGATGCCTCTGGGCCACCTGGTAGTCCGCACTTCGTTCCAAAAGAACATGGCTCCGAACTGACCAAATGGAGCTCCGAACTTGCACGTAAGGTTGACGTCCTCATGGACGATGTGATACAGCTAAAGGAGAATTGCTTTAAAATGATGTCAATTCCAATTCGGAATTCAATGCAATTTCCAAACGGATtaaaaaatacaattttaatgCAAAATCCAAATTTGGTCCAGGGTCCAAATGGAAATCAAAATGGAATCCACGACGCAACtacaatcaaacaacaaaattCAAGCCGAGATCTAAATTCAGTTAATAATCAAAATATAAGCCACGATCCAAATTCCCACAAGGATTCAAGCCAATATCCAAATTCGAATCAAGATCCAAATTCCTATAAGGATCAATATTATAAGCAAGATACATATTCAAACGAAGAATCATATTCAGACCAACATCGATATTCAAAGCAAGATTCATATGCAAACGAAGGTGCATATTCAAACCAAAATCCATATTTAGACCAACATCGATATTCAAACAAAG ACGAGCTGGGGGCCAGTGTTGTCTCGGTCGAGGCCAGCCCCATTGACGACAGCGGTATATTCAAGCGCCTTCTGGGCCTAGAATTCAGTTCCAATCCGCCGGTCAACATGCTTCGGCCGAGTCTTGCGCCCGGCGCCTGCTTTGGATACCGTGGGGTTCGTGCCATTGCGATCATCCATCTGGCCAAGGAAATCGTCGTTGACACGATTACCCTGAGCCACCCGCCCAAGGATATGATGCCCAATCTGTGTGAAAACGCACCGAAAGATTTCAAGGTTATC GGCATAAAACCGAATTACAACGAGAAAGAGCCGTTGGGCCAATTTACCTACCATAATCACGCCAACAGCCGCACTGAAATCTACCGTATAGACAACAAAAGTACTTTCTGTAGACTGGTCCTCGAATTCTACTCGAATCATGGCGGAGAGTTCACTTGCATTTATCG AGTGGAGGTCTATGGAAGCTTGCCTGCCCCTGACCCACAGGGCAATGAGCGCGGACAAGGAAAGGATCACGGAAAAGGAGATCTCCACGCAGAAGGAGACGACAATGGGCAAGGAGGTGATGTCAGCGGACAATCAGATTTGAGCGTACCAGAGGCTGTTCGTGGACCAGTAGATAGCAGCGGAACAGTAGACAGCAGCGGACCAGTGGACAGCATCGGACCACGAGACAGCAGCAGATTAAGAGATAGCAGCGGACCTGATGAAAGCACCGGACCATTATACACCAGCACACCACGAGATAGCAGCAGGCCAGAAGATGTCAGTGGAGGCGATCTCCGTCGGGGAGATGATGTCCGCGGACAAAAGGAAGTCTGCGGACGAGATGGCGAAATTTGCCAAAAACCTGGCTGCAAACGATGCGCCCCACGGGATAGCAGCAGACCAGAAGATAGCAGCGGACCAGAGTCTGTTCGTGGACCAGTAGATAGCAGCGGAACAGTAGACAGCAGCGGACCAGTAGACAGCAGCGGACCACGAGATAGCAGCCGATTAGGAGATAGCAGCGGACCTGATGAAAGCACCGGACCATTATACACCAGCACACCACGAGATAGCAGCGGACCAGAAGATGTCAGTGGAGGCGATCTCCGTCGAGGAGATGATGTCCGCGGAAAAAAAGGCTGCGGACGAGATGGCGGAAGTTGCAAAAACCCTGGCTGCAAAAACTGCGGCAGAGAACTTTAA
- the LOC108163999 gene encoding uncharacterized protein LOC108163999: protein MPFPKYSGPHIVGDDGSDESPPFSPPSVLMADEELSESSSEDSSSDDSTESGDSIESTSSERSPVLGENEEKLIASNLMPVVMPPEEDNGPISVIGPTTQQQAAPDGDLANAKPSLPQIGSIMQDAPINGDMANANSVSPQRGSLTEVDSHGYCNTVNKTTASTQTSASDIENDLPSISRRRTMPARFEDPESIGARVAKRGRCSTNSGKSIELAKPLDVTNYFQEVSALFVKERVALLAFEEYCKISNRAVRKAVARSKQRKEQE from the exons AT GCCTTTTCCGAAATACAGTGGACCGCATATTGTGGGCGACGATGG CTCCGATGAAAGTCCACCATTCTCCCCTCCATCGGTGTTGATGGCTGACGAGGAGCTGTCCGAGTCATCTAGCGAAGATTCGTCCAGCGACGATTCAACGGAGTCCGGGGATTCCATCGA GAGTACCAGCTCTGAGCGATCGCCTGTTCTTGGTGAAAACGAAGAGAAACTCATAGCTAGCAATTTGATGCCGGTAGTTATGCCGCCAGAGGAAGATAATGGTCCCATTAGCGTGATAGGCCCTACGACACAGCAGCAGGCCGCTCCGGACGGTGACTTGGCCAACGCTAAGCCAAGCTTGCCACAAATTGGTTCAATCATGCAGGACGCTCCGATTAATGGCGACATGGCCAACGCAAACTCAGTGTCGCCACAAAGAGGTTCACTCACTGAAGTCGATTCTCATGGATACTGTAACACAGTGAACAAGACGACAGCTTCTACTCAAACATCTGCAAGCGATATTGAAAATGATTTGCCGTCTATTTCCCGTCGACGCACCATGCCGGCACGTTTCGAAGATCCGGAATCGATTGGAGCGCGTGTGGCCAAGCGTGGGAGATGCAGCACTAACTCAGGCAAATCCATTGAGTTGGCGAAACCACTCGACGTAACCAACTACTTTCAGGAGGTGTCTGCCCTCTTTGTAAAGGAGCGCGTGGCCCTGCTGGCTTTTGAAGAATATTGTAAAATCTCAAATCGCGCCGTAAGGAAGGCCGTCGCACGTTCCAAGCAACGAAAGGAGCAAGAGTAG
- the LOC108164164 gene encoding sialidase isoform X1 produces the protein MDGTQRTSTRLTCLNSVLSFIIVWAFFFYLMSGRTSNVSDISVLRDEVNQLSKLVRGSPTAVGAFDSSKDASGPPGSPHFVPKEHGSELTKWSSELARKVDVLMDDVIQLKENCFKMMSIPIRNSMQFPNGLKNTILMQNPNLVQGPNGNQNGIHDATTIKQQNSSRDLNSVNNQNISHDPNSHKDSSQYPNSNQDPNSYKDQYYKQDTYSNEESYSDQHRYSKQDSYANEGAYSNQNPYLDQHRYSNKGTYSNQHNYDTESLPMGYNRLNFASDELGASVVSVEASPIDDSGIFKRLLGLEFSSNPPVNMLRPSLAPGACFGYRGVRAIAIIHLAKEIVVDTITLSHPPKDMMPNLCENAPKDFKVIGIKPNYNEKEPLGQFTYHNHANSRTEIYRIDNKSTFCRLVLEFYSNHGGEFTCIYRVEVYGSLPAPDPQGNERGQGKDHGKGDLHAEGDDNGQGGDVSGQSDLSVPEAVRGPVDSSGTVDSSGPVDSIGPRDSSRLRDSSGPDESTGPLYTSTPRDSSRPEDVSGGDLRRGDDVRGQKEVCGRDGEICQKPGCKRCAPRDSSRPEDSSGPESVRGPVDSSGTVDSSGPVDSSGPRDSSRLGDSSGPDESTGPLYTSTPRDSSGPEDVSGGDLRRGDDVRGKKGCGRDGGSCKNPGCKNCGREL, from the exons ATGGACGGCACTCAGAGAACCAGCACTAGGCTAACTTGCCTTAACAGTGTGCTATCTTTTATTATCGTCTGGGCATTTTTCTTTTATCTAATGTCTGGCCGGACCTCAAATGTATCTGACATCTCTGTGCTACGCGATGAAGTGAATCAGCTATCG AAACTGGTGCGCGGCTCCCCCACAGCCGTTGGGGCTTTTGACAGTTCCAAGGATGCCTCTGGGCCACCTGGTAGTCCGCACTTCGTTCCAAAAGAACATGGCTCCGAACTGACCAAATGGAGCTCCGAACTTGCACGTAAGGTTGACGTCCTCATGGACGATGTGATACAGCTAAAGGAGAATTGCTTTAAAATGATGTCAATTCCAATTCGGAATTCAATGCAATTTCCAAACGGATtaaaaaatacaattttaatgCAAAATCCAAATTTGGTCCAGGGTCCAAATGGAAATCAAAATGGAATCCACGACGCAACtacaatcaaacaacaaaattCAAGCCGAGATCTAAATTCAGTTAATAATCAAAATATAAGCCACGATCCAAATTCCCACAAGGATTCAAGCCAATATCCAAATTCGAATCAAGATCCAAATTCCTATAAGGATCAATATTATAAGCAAGATACATATTCAAACGAAGAATCATATTCAGACCAACATCGATATTCAAAGCAAGATTCATATGCAAACGAAGGTGCATATTCAAACCAAAATCCATATTTAGACCAACATCGATATTCAAACAAAGGTACATACTCAAACCAACACAATTACGATACCGAGAGTCTCCCAATGGGCTATAATCGTTTGAACTTCGCCTCAGACGAGCTGGGGGCCAGTGTTGTCTCGGTCGAGGCCAGCCCCATTGACGACAGCGGTATATTCAAGCGCCTTCTGGGCCTAGAATTCAGTTCCAATCCGCCGGTCAACATGCTTCGGCCGAGTCTTGCGCCCGGCGCCTGCTTTGGATACCGTGGGGTTCGTGCCATTGCGATCATCCATCTGGCCAAGGAAATCGTCGTTGACACGATTACCCTGAGCCACCCGCCCAAGGATATGATGCCCAATCTGTGTGAAAACGCACCGAAAGATTTCAAGGTTATC GGCATAAAACCGAATTACAACGAGAAAGAGCCGTTGGGCCAATTTACCTACCATAATCACGCCAACAGCCGCACTGAAATCTACCGTATAGACAACAAAAGTACTTTCTGTAGACTGGTCCTCGAATTCTACTCGAATCATGGCGGAGAGTTCACTTGCATTTATCG AGTGGAGGTCTATGGAAGCTTGCCTGCCCCTGACCCACAGGGCAATGAGCGCGGACAAGGAAAGGATCACGGAAAAGGAGATCTCCACGCAGAAGGAGACGACAATGGGCAAGGAGGTGATGTCAGCGGACAATCAGATTTGAGCGTACCAGAGGCTGTTCGTGGACCAGTAGATAGCAGCGGAACAGTAGACAGCAGCGGACCAGTGGACAGCATCGGACCACGAGACAGCAGCAGATTAAGAGATAGCAGCGGACCTGATGAAAGCACCGGACCATTATACACCAGCACACCACGAGATAGCAGCAGGCCAGAAGATGTCAGTGGAGGCGATCTCCGTCGGGGAGATGATGTCCGCGGACAAAAGGAAGTCTGCGGACGAGATGGCGAAATTTGCCAAAAACCTGGCTGCAAACGATGCGCCCCACGGGATAGCAGCAGACCAGAAGATAGCAGCGGACCAGAGTCTGTTCGTGGACCAGTAGATAGCAGCGGAACAGTAGACAGCAGCGGACCAGTAGACAGCAGCGGACCACGAGATAGCAGCCGATTAGGAGATAGCAGCGGACCTGATGAAAGCACCGGACCATTATACACCAGCACACCACGAGATAGCAGCGGACCAGAAGATGTCAGTGGAGGCGATCTCCGTCGAGGAGATGATGTCCGCGGAAAAAAAGGCTGCGGACGAGATGGCGGAAGTTGCAAAAACCCTGGCTGCAAAAACTGCGGCAGAGAACTTTAA
- the LOC108164000 gene encoding uncharacterized protein LOC108164000, with amino-acid sequence MELRSQSFHALVNLLKDAGVYEEGMAYDEVKQLAQAMHLSTMEQIEENEEYLQFERARCASIESYSSLELHQSTMLPSVLMAEPMAGDVAIDLSQRDCDSPPEGPVHMTVRAIVHHPLDWSPSAERQTLPKRRADGNSHAIGSEVKRFRTDNNKNNNQEQQQQPAAAEEDITPASLAYEDSGVSSVNSSAYDSSLMPSIGEMPSGLMVSTSSAAVSGSSRSNINNSNSEINSD; translated from the exons atggAATTGCGCAGCCAGTCCTTCCACGCCTTAGTTAACCTGCTCAAAG ACGCTGGTGTCTATGAGGAAGGAATGGCATATGACGAAGTTAAGCAGCTTGCGCAGGCGATGCATTTGTCCACCATGGAACAAATCGAGGAAAACGAGGAGTATCTGCAATTCGAACGTGCCCGCTGT GCGAGCATAGAGTCTTATTCCTCGCTGGAGCTGCACCAATCGACCATGTTGCCTTCTGTGCTGATGGCTGAGCCCATGGCTGGTGATGTGGCTATTGATCTCTCACAGCGCGATTGCGATAGTCCCCCTGAAGGGCCTGTTCATATGACTGTTCGTGCAATAGTACATCATCCCCTCGACTGGAGCCCTTCGGCCGAGCGTCAGACTTTACCCAAGCGCAGAGCTGACGGGAACAGCCACGCCATCGGTTCGGAGGTAAAGCGTTTCCGaaccgacaacaacaaaaacaacaatcaggagcagcagcaacaaccgGCAGCTGCCGAGGAAGATATCACTCCAGCATCATTGGCATACGAGGATTCGGGCGTCAGTTCGGTCAACTCAAGCGCCTATGACAGCAGCCTAATGCCATCCATTGGCGAGATGCCCAGTGGTCTGATGGTCAGCACAAGCAGTGCCGCCGTGTCCGGTTCCTCGCGCAGCAATATCAACAATAGCAATAGCGAAATCAATTCAGATTAA